In one Corallococcus sp. EGB genomic region, the following are encoded:
- a CDS encoding chemotaxis protein CheW codes for MNVLHVLFKVDGTEYAIPAADVVQMESFTGATPVPGAPAHVAGLVQVRGRVIPVVDARARFGLPAGTPSLDSRVVVGQLGERTVGLLVDSAREVLKLDPRTIQPPPPMVVEGAKGFVKAVTQVGPRLVMLIDFPRVVGEEAADVDGQR; via the coding sequence TGTTCAAGGTGGACGGGACGGAGTACGCGATTCCCGCGGCGGACGTCGTGCAGATGGAGTCCTTCACCGGCGCGACGCCGGTGCCCGGGGCGCCCGCGCACGTCGCGGGCCTGGTGCAGGTGCGGGGCCGGGTCATCCCCGTGGTGGACGCGAGGGCGCGCTTCGGGCTGCCGGCGGGGACGCCGTCGCTGGATTCGCGGGTGGTGGTGGGGCAGCTGGGCGAGCGCACAGTGGGGCTGCTCGTGGACAGCGCCCGCGAGGTGTTGAAGCTGGATCCGCGCACCATCCAGCCGCCTCCCCCCATGGTGGTGGAGGGCGCGAAGGGGTTCGTGAAGGCCGTGACGCAGGTGGGCCCGCGGCTGGTGATGCTCATTGATTTCCCCCGGGTGGTGGGGGAGGAGGCGGCGGATGTCGACGGACAACGGTAA